TCGTGGCATGTCTAGTGGTGTCATGGTTCACTTGGTTTGTGCGTGGATCTGGGAACTCTGGCTGGAGCCAGTGCTCTCCCACATCAGGCAGCATCGTGATCGTTGACCTGTGAGGGGTGATTGCGGTCAGATGGGATGTGGTTGCCCATAGCCTCTGATGGGTGAGGTTCCACCACAGGTGAGGTAATCCATGCCCCTACCCGGAATGGTCAGGTGGGTGTGTTGGCGGTCTTAGGCCCGACCGGATCTGGTCATGGTCATGGACTTGGGCCAGCTCGAGCCTCACTATGGCTTGATGTCTTTCTCCAGTGACCTCGTACCAACAGCTTGGTGGCGGGGCATGGGTTTGGGGTGTCGTACGTTGAGGCGATGGCCCAGGATGGCAGGCTGGACGTCTGGCAAGGGTGCGGGGTGGTGAAAGCGAAAATTCGGCGCCTCAATGCTGTTGGAGGCGATGTCTTGGAAGTAAAACACCTATTGGGGTCGTCGCCATTGTTCTACCACCCTCTTAGCTCTGGGTGAAAACCCTTGTCCCCCCAACGAATGCAATGGTGGTGGCAATGCGTCATGACCCTCTTGGGTTCGTCACCGGTGAGTGTAGTCGCCTTTCAGTCACAGTGGCGTGTTCAGAATGGTATGACGGTCCAATCGACCCAACCAAAAATCTGGTGACTCACCGTATTGCTTGCACCTATCTTGTACATGAAGCAATATCCTCCTTTCATCATCTCTGCTCGCTGGTAGGGTCAACACTCCTTGGTTTAGGCAGAGTGTCCTCCCTAACAACAGTTGGGTGGTGTCGATGTGACGAAGTCCAGTGTTTTCTTCAAGGTGGCCTGTGGTTGAATGTCGTCGCCTGTCCTAGTTGAGTCTTCTGGTGGTCCAGCCTCTCCTGTGCTTCCTCTCGGCCGCATGCTGGAGGCGTCTAATTGGGCACTTCCGGTGCTTGTTAGCGTGTTTGGCTTGGTTTTCCATGCTTTCTTTGATCATCTTGTATGAGGATTTCCTCGACACCATATACCGTTCAGCCAAGCGGCCGAAGTCCTTTTTGTGATAAAATGCTTCTATGACAGGCTTGTTACAAAGAAacaactcaaataatattcatttCGGGGGGGTTTAGGTAATAATCTTTTCTTTTGTATATTTTTGCATGTTTTCTATATGTATGTTGGAGCAAAATTTTGGAATCTGGTCTCTGGTGTGTCCAGTTTCTAAAACTTAGTAAAAAATCTTATTTTTAGTTGTCaacttaagaaaaacaaaaataatgCTCATAAGTATTTTGATAAAATGATCCACCTCATCAAATTTCCATTAAAGCAACCATCAATTGAACTTACAAGAGTTTTGAACCAAAAGGAAGCTAAAATATTACAAGCAGGAACCGCAAATTTCTTATAGCATACACCAGAAAGCAAGAGAGCAGAACAACGACTCCAGGAAGCTAATTTTGCACATTCAACTTCACATTTAAATCCTGAGCACAATCGGGCTCCAACCATCGCATACTTCGCATGTATTGCAACATAATCCTAGGTGTTCAACCCTAGCATCAAACATATACTGGATTACCAGATAATCGTGTATTGTTTCCTTTTTTGACCTAATCATCTCTTGTTTCGGAACAAGGGGAAAAGAACCCAAAATATTGATTTTTTAATGAGAAATACGAAACACTAGAACCAAAAAAGCATATGAGATCATATCAGTGTGATAAAAATGATATTGTCAATTATTAAGAAGGTAGAAATACATTCACTCATTACAGACACAACAATGGGATGACATATGCTCCATTTCTTTTATAGATTAGGATGCATATGTACAAACTCAAACATGTCCCTAATTTGCGCACTGGTCTTCCGTGTAATCAGCCAACGTTTCACTTAGTTGTGGTTGTTCTCCCAGAACTGAGCCTGGAGCCAGTCTATTGTATTCTTTTCCACCTGAAACGCCTTGGCAAGAACATCATCGGATATTTGTGGGTCTGACCCAAACACCGCATTGGCAATTGTGATAGCCCCTGGGTTCTGGCTGCTGAGCGCGGCAATTGCAACGGCAGGCTTGTGGGGGTTGGGGTTGAATTGGAAGTGGATGAGCCCCGCGGGGAAGACGAACACATCACCTTTGTTGAGCACCTTCGAGAGGAACTTGTTTCTGTTTGGGGCGGGCTGGTTGGATGTGACAAAGCCAACGTACAGTGTCCCCTCGAGCACCGTGAGGATCTCAGTGGCGCGAGGGTGCGTATGTGGTGGGTTTTGACCCAAGGGAGCATAGTCGATGCGCGCAATTGAGATGCCGAGGGTGTTGAGTCCAGCAATCTGCATGACGTTGATCAAAGTGACGTTGGATCCAACCTTGTTGGTCACCCTAGGCTTGTCGAGGGCGGCTGCCTTGAAGAAGTTGTCAGCGTTGACCTCCATTGGGTTCTTGCAAACAAACCCATTGACACGTACTGGTGCATAGAAAAGATTTATAAAGTAAGCTTAGGTCTTACAAAGTAGTTTGAACATGCATATAATTTTCAGAAATTCATTTCAACATATGTATTTGGTGTAAGCTTAGGTCTTACAAAGTTGTTTCGACTTGCATATAATTTCTAGAAATTCATTTCAACAAATTTATTTGGTGAGAACGTGATGAGAAACCGGATAGTACCTGGTGAATTCATGTCGGCGACACAAAAGTCCTGCAGGGGGCTAGGATCGGAGGCAGTGGCCTGCCATGAGACCAGCGCGAGAAGAACAgcgaggagaaggaaggaagagggtGATGCCATCTGATTTTTTCTCTCTCCTGTTTTTCTGTTTGTGATTGTGGCGTGGGTGATGGTTTGAACATGCAGGGATGTATGAGTTTATATAGGTCCAGCGAGCAGCGCCTGAAATCGTTAGCAATTATAGACTTAGTCAAGTGAAACCAACCAACCAATTGAACTGGTCTCTTGCTGCTAATTAAAGTACTGCATATACGCCCATTTAAGACATGTTTTCCCTCCAAAGAAGCAATGCAGCGTATACAGCCATATAAAGCTATTATATGGTGATGTGTACGGCTGACTAGTAATTATGAATGTTTCTTCATCTCACCCGAGTCACCACAATGCAAGCAGGGTCGATTCCAGGAAAATTCACCACCCATCACTATTAAGGAAAAGATTTTTAAGACAAGAAACATCCGGCACTAGTTTAATTAGATATCATATACTTGGTCATAGTCGGAACCGGTGCAGACGAAACCAGTCAAAGAGCAGTTGAGGAGCCAAGTCATGTAAGGCAATCAATCGTTTTCTAGCTCGATGCCGACATAGATGAAGTCACCTACTCACGTGTAGGCTTGATTCATGGGCGCATGACTACTACCCTGTTCTTTTCAGTAGTTGATACAGAATCATGTGTGCAATCTACCTTTTCAAACTATGAAATTATATATTTGCCAATAGATTTTTCATGAAATCCAGTAACATAGGGCGACAGAGTTGTTAGCGGATTTTTAGCAGCCCCTATACGTTATCATCATGTCGGTCGGATATTTACTTGGTCAGATATCTCTCGAAGTGGTTGAGTACTTGCAGGAAGAAGCGACGACATTAATGGACGAAGTGACCAAACAAAAGGAGAGCTGATACAAATGCCATGACGATGGAGAGCAGGAAGTTTCCATATGATCTTAGCAAGACTAGTTAACATCTTCTTTCGAAGAGTTTTATCATGGATGACCAATTCAGTGTATAAATCTAACAATCTGGTTAGCCTTCCTGACTAGGTTCGTCGCACCACACCTCACCTGCTTCTTTTGCTATTgtaaatagtactccctctgtaaagaaatataagagctttcagatcactaaagtagtgatctaaatgctcttatatttgtttacggagggagtacatccaATGACAAGACTAGGCCAGGCGGCTAAGTCATAAACGTATTAATTTCTTGGAGGTGTGTGTTGGCAGTTTTAGTGTAGAAAGAAGTTTCCGTTAGATGATTTAATTGCTTCTATCATAAGCATCTTACAAAGAAACAACTCAAATAATAATTGTTTTTGGGACTCGGATATCTGCAATAGTTTTGCTGGGGAATGATCAATCAAACTTACAAGAGTTTTGAACCAAAAGGAAGCTAAAACAATAAATCCTGGAAAAATAGAAATAACGGCAACCAAAATAGCAAGTTTCGTGGCAATGGAAACATCTTTCATCACCGGAAAGACAGACCACAAGAACGACTCCAGGAAGCAACTTTTGCACATTCAACATGCACATTGCAACCTCCGAGCACATTACCATATAATCATATGGTCATCTATTCGCTTCTGCTTAAATTTTTGCATAAACTCCTCAAGTTTCCTTTTAATAAGCCTAAGCGTTACTGCATCATCTGATGTACGGCTGAGTAGTATATTATAATTATTTATCCATCTCACCCAAGTCGGCACAATGCTTGCAGGGCTGGTTCCATGAAAAGTCACCACCCACCACCATAGTTTATTACATATCATATACTTGGTCATTGGTGAGAATTGGTCCTCACGAGGTCAAAGAGCAGCTGATAAAAGCCAAGTGACGTAAAGCAATCATTTTCTACCTAGACAAAGTCACCTGCTTAGCTTTATCTACTCCCTCGCTACTTTTCAGTTGCTACAGAATGCGTGCAATCAAGCTTTTCAAGCTGTGGCCACTAACATAAGCAAACTATATATTTGTCACCGGATTTGTCACGAACAATACTGTGCACAAGATATGGCATGGGATAAAAATAACATACACATAATTATACATTGATAGATGTGTGTTAGCAGCTTAACATACATATGATTAAAATGCATGGTTGGAGATGTAATGGAATATCTTACCGTCCTCCTAAACCAAGGGAAAAATTAACAGAGATACTTTGCAATATGGGTCACCTAGTGATATACAAAATATTAGGTTGGAAGATGACGTTGTAGTTAACGCATTGTGTCAATGAGGAAGAAATCGAGGTGCATCATTCCATGCATGAATGCAACTAATACACAACAATTATATGTAGCAGCCCCTGTTATCATCACATCAATAAGATATTTACTTGGTCAAAATTTTCTCAGAATGGTTAATTACATTAATCCACGCACGCATAACACTGACGATAGGGAGCAGAAACAATTCATGTGATCTTAGTAAGAGTAGTTAACGTCCTCTTGCTAAGAGGTTTATCATGATCATTTCAATGGAAAAATCTGACAATCTAGTCGTCCTTTCTTGAGTAGGCTCATGACACACCTCGCATGCCTCTTTTGTTAGAGTAAACAGCACACCCAATGAATTGGCTGGGTGGCCACTCATAAACTGATTAATTTCTTGGAGGTGTGTGTGTGTCATTTTGATACAGAAAAGATGTTTCCCTCATACAATTAAAATGCATCCAGAAATAAGAATACAGGCCCCAACATCATCCTGGTGGACGACATGAGTGCCTATCTCCTCCACCCACCCTAGACCTACACACTCTCCACCTCCCTGGTAGCCATCCATCGGCACCACATAGAGCAAAGCCCCGAGCGATGGCAGGCGGCAGTGGGATGTCCCTTCTCTCCGCTCCACCCCCTGGTCTCTGTGGGCTAACCCTAGCACCTCACACCACCACCACTGCTATCCCCTGCCTCCGGATGTGGGCCGCTGACCTGAGATTTCGTGGCATGTCTAGTGGTGTCATGGTTCACTTGGTTCGTGCGTGGATCAGGGAACTCTGCCTGGAGCCGGTGCTCTCCCAGATCAGGCAGCATCGTGATCATCGACCTGTGAGGGGTGATTGCGGTCAGACGGGATGTTGTTGCCCATAGCCTCTGATGGGTGAGGTTCCACCGCAGGTGTGGTACTCCATGCCCCTACCTGGAATGGTCAGGTGGGTTTGTTGGCGGTCTTAGGCCCGACCGGATATGGTCATGGTCGTGGACTTGGGCTAGCTCGAGCCTCACTATGGTTTGATGTCTCTCTCCTGTGACCCCGTACCTAAAACTTGGTGGCGAGGCATTGGTTTGGTGTGTCATATGTTGAGGCGATGGCCCTGGATGGCAGGTTGGACGTCTGGCAAGGGTGTGGGGCGGTCCAAGCGAAAGTTCGGCGCCTCAATGCTGTTGGGGGCGATGTCTTGGTAGTCACGCACCTCTTTGGGTCGTCGCCATTGTTCTCCCGCCCTCCTAGCTTAGGCTGAAAAcctttgcccccccccccaccccccgacGGATGCGGTGGTGGTGGCAGTGCGTCATAACCCTCTTGGGTTCGTCATCGGTGAGTGTAGTCGCCTTTCAGTCGCAGTGGCGTGTTCAGAATGGTATGGCAATCCAATCGAACCAACCTCTTGGTGACTCACCGTATTGCTTGCACCTATCTTGTACATGCAGAAATATCCTCCTTTCATCATCTCTGCTTGCTGGTAGGGTCAACGCTCCTTGGTTTAGGCAGAGGGTTCTCTCTAACAGCAGTTGGGTGGTGTCGATGTGACGAAGTCCAGTGTTTTCTTCTAGGTGGCCTGTGGTTGAATGTCGTCGTCGGTCCTGGTTGAGTCTTTAGGTGGTCCAGCCTCTCATGTGCTTCCTCTCGGCTGCATGCTGGAGACGTCTAATTAGGCACTTCCGGCGCTTGTTAGCGCGTTTGGCTTGGTTTTCCATGCTTTCTTTGATCATCTTGTATGAGGATTTCCTCGACACCATATATCGTTCAGCCAAGCGGCCGAAGTCCTTTTTGTGATAAAATGCTTCTATAACAGGCTTGTTACAAAGAAacaactcaaataatattcatttCGGGGGGGTTTAGGTAATAGTCTTTTCTTTTGTATATTTTTGCATGTTTTCTATATGTATGTTGGAGCAAATTTTTGGAATCTGGTCTCTGGTGTGTCCAGTTTCTAAAACTTAGTAAAAGTCTTATTTTTAGTTGTCaacttaagaaaaacaaaaataatgCTCATAAGTATTTTTATAAAACGATCCACCTCATCAAATTTCCATTAAAGCAACCATCAATTGAACTTACAAGAGTTTTGAACCAAAAGGAAGCTAAAATAGTACAAGCAGGAACCGCAAATTTCTTATAGCATACACCAGAAAGCAAGAGAGCAGAACAACGACTCCAGGAAGCTACTTTTGCACATTCAACTTCACATTTAAATCCTGAGCACAATCGGGCTCCAACCATTGCATACTTCGCATGTATTGCAACATAATCCTAGGTGTTCAACCCTAGCATCAAACATATACTGGATTACCAGATAATCGTGTATTGTTTCCTTTTTTGACCTAATCATCTCTTGTTTCGGAACAAGGGGAAAAGAACCCAAAATATTGATTTTTTAATGAGAAATACGAAAGATTAGAACCAAAAAAGCATATGAGATCATATCAGTGTGATAAAAAAATGATATTGTCAATTATTCAGAAGGTAGAAATAAATTCACTCATTACAGATACAACAATGGGATGACATATGCTCCATTTCTTTTATAGATTAGGATGCATATGTACAAACTCAAACATGTCCCTAATTTGCGCACTGGTCCTCCGTGTAATCAGCCAACGTTTCACTTAGTTGTGGTTGTTCTCCCAGAACTGAGCCTGGAGCCAGTCTATTGTATTCTTTTCCACCTGAAACGCCTTGGCAAGAACATCATCGGATATTTGTGGGTCTGACCCAAACACCGCATTGGCAATTGTGATAGCCCCTGGGTTCTGGCTGCTGAGCGCGGCAATTGCAACGGCGGGCTTGTGGGGGTTGGGGTTGAATTGGAAGTGGATGAGCCCCACGGGGAAGACGAACGCATCACCTTTGTTGAGCACCTTCGAGAGGAACTTGTTTCTGTTTGGGGCGGGCTGGTTGGATGTGACAAAGCCAACGTACAGTGTCCCCTCGAGCACCGTGAGGATCTCAGTGGCGCGAGGGTGCGTATGTGGTGGGTTTTGACCCAAGGGAGCATAGTCGATGCGCGCAATTGAGATGCCGAGGGTGTTGAGTCCAGCAATCTGCATGACGTTGATCAAAGTGACGTTGGATCCAACCTTGTTGGTCACCCTAGGCTTGTCGAGGGCGGCTGCCTTGAAGAAGTCATCAGCGTTGACCTCCATTGGGTTCTTGCAAACAAACCCATTGACACGTACTGGTGCATAGAAAAGATTTATAATGTAAGCTTAGGTCTTACAAAGTAGTTTGAACATGCATATAATTTTCAGAAATTCATTTCAACATATGTATTTGGTGTAAGCTTAGGTCTTACAAAGTTGTTTCGACTTGCATATAATTTCTAGAAATTCATTTCAACAAATTTATTTGGTGAGAACGGGATGAGAAACCGGAGAGTACCTGGTGAATTCATGTCGGCGACACAAAAGTCCTGGAGGGGGCTAGGATCGGAGGCAGTGGCCTGCCATGAGACCAACGCAAGAAGAACAgcaaggagaaggaaggaagaggaTGATGCCATCTGATCTTTTTCTCTCTCCTGTGTTTCTGTTTGTGATTGTGGCGTGAGTGATGGTTTGAACATGCAGGGATGTATGAGTTTATATAGGTGCAGCGAGCAGCGCCTGAAATCGTTAGCAATTATAGACTCAGTCAAGTGAAACCAACCAACCAATTGAACTGGTCTCTTGCTGCTAATTAAACTACTGCATATACGCCCATTTAAGACACGTTTTCCCTTCAAAGAAGCAATGCAGCGTATACAGCCATATAAAGCTATTATATGGTGATGTGTACGGCTGACTAGTAATTATGAATGTTTCTCCATCTCACCCGAGTCACCACAATGCATGCAGGGTCGATTCCAGGAAAATTCACCACCCATCACTATTAAGGAAAAGATTTTTAAGACAAGAAACATCCGGCACTAGTTTAATTAGATATCATATACTTGGTCATAGTCGGAACCGGTGCGGACGAAACCAGTCAAAGAGCAGTTGAGGAGCCAAGTCATGTAAGGCAATCAATCGTTTTCTAGCTCGATGCCGACATAGATGAAGTCACCTACTCACGCGTAGGCTTGACTCATGGGCGCATGACTACTACCCCTGTTCTTTTCAGTAGTTGATACAGAATCATGTGTGCAATCTACCTTTTCAAACTATGAAATTATATATTTGCCAATAGATTTTTCATGAAATCCAGTAACATAGGGCGACAGAGTTGTTAGCGGATTTTTAGCAGCCCCTATACGTTACCGTCATGTCAGTCGGATATTTACTTGGTCAGATATCTCTCGAAGTGGTTGAGTACTTGCAGTAAGAAGCGACGACATTAATGGACGAAGTGACCAAACAAAAGGAGAGCTGATACAAATGCCATGACGATGGAGAGCAGGAAGTTTCCATATGATCTTAGCAAGACTAGTTAACATCTTCTTGCGAAGAGTTTTATCATGCATGACCAGTTCAGTGTATAAATCTAACAATCTGGTTAGCCTTCCTGACTAGGTTCGTGGCACCACACCTCACCTGCTTCTTTTGCTATTgtaaatagtactccctctgtaaagaaatataagagctttcagatcactaaagtagtgatctagacgctcttatatttgtttacggaAGGAGTACATCCAATGACAAGACTAGGCCAGGCGGCCAAGTCATAAACGGATTAATTTCTTAGAGGTGTGTGTTGGCAGTTTTAGTGTAGAAAGAAGTTTCCGTTAGATGATTTAATTGCTTCTATCACAAGCATCTTACAAAGAAACAACTCAAATAATAATTGTTTTTGGGACTCGGATATCTGCAATAGTTTTGCTGGGGAATGATCAATCA
This genomic window from Aegilops tauschii subsp. strangulata cultivar AL8/78 chromosome 4, Aet v6.0, whole genome shotgun sequence contains:
- the LOC109744938 gene encoding germin-like protein 8-5, with the translated sequence MASPSSFLLLAVLLALVSWQATASDPSPLQDFCVADMNSPVRVNGFVCKNPMEVNADNFFKAAALDKPRVTNKVGSNVTLINVMQIAGLNTLGISIARIDYAPLGQNPPHTHPRATEILTVLEGTLYVGFVTSNQPAPNRNKFLSKVLNKGDVFVFPAGLIHFQFNPNPHKPAVAIAALSSQNPGAITIANAVFGSDPQISDDVLAKAFQVEKNTIDWLQAQFWENNHN
- the LOC123493462 gene encoding germin-like protein 8-11; the protein is MFKPSLTPQSQTETQEREKDQMASSSSFLLLAVLLALVSWQATASDPSPLQDFCVADMNSPVRVNGFVCKNPMEVNADDFFKAAALDKPRVTNKVGSNVTLINVMQIAGLNTLGISIARIDYAPLGQNPPHTHPRATEILTVLEGTLYVGFVTSNQPAPNRNKFLSKVLNKGDAFVFPVGLIHFQFNPNPHKPAVAIAALSSQNPGAITIANAVFGSDPQISDDVLAKAFQVEKNTIDWLQAQFWENNHN